A genomic window from Desulfobotulus mexicanus includes:
- a CDS encoding NUDIX hydrolase produces MQKKIFCPFCAGSLKEHFTEGRMRSCCGSCGKIMYENPIPAACTLVLNKENHLLLVKRGVPPKEGEWCLPGGFMELEEGPEETALRELREETGLQGKIDKLIGVTAHPSAMYGAVLITGFLVRSFSGNPESGDDAEDIAFFPMDQLPPLAFDSHMRFVRIYRDLYMS; encoded by the coding sequence ATGCAGAAAAAAATATTCTGCCCCTTCTGCGCCGGTTCCCTGAAAGAGCATTTCACCGAAGGCCGGATGCGGTCCTGCTGCGGCAGCTGCGGAAAAATCATGTATGAAAATCCCATCCCGGCAGCATGCACCCTGGTTCTGAACAAGGAAAACCATCTTCTTCTGGTCAAGCGCGGTGTTCCGCCCAAAGAAGGAGAATGGTGTCTTCCCGGCGGCTTCATGGAGCTGGAGGAAGGCCCCGAAGAGACAGCCTTGCGGGAACTGAGGGAAGAAACTGGATTACAGGGTAAAATAGATAAGCTCATAGGTGTAACAGCCCACCCAAGTGCCATGTACGGAGCCGTACTTATTACAGGTTTTCTTGTACGCAGCTTTTCAGGCAACCCGGAATCAGGAGACGATGCCGAAGACATTGCCTTCTTTCCCATGGACCAGCTGCCACCCCTGGCATTTGACAGCCATATGCGCTTTGTGCGTATATATCGGGATCTTTATATGTCCTGA
- a CDS encoding LysO family transporter → MQTVLLFLITGLFAGFMLRRLPRLLHRADQAASLAVYLLLFFLGLAAGLQPEILSAIGPTGFYALILSLAATAGSILLVWPLYPLLFKTQKKSPDQKIR, encoded by the coding sequence ATGCAGACGGTACTTTTGTTTCTCATCACAGGTCTCTTTGCTGGGTTTATGCTCCGCAGGCTACCCCGGCTGCTGCACAGGGCAGATCAGGCTGCCAGCCTTGCGGTTTATCTTCTTCTTTTTTTTCTGGGGCTTGCCGCAGGGCTTCAGCCTGAAATTCTCTCGGCCATAGGCCCAACCGGATTCTATGCCCTCATCCTCAGCCTTGCGGCCACAGCTGGCAGCATTCTGCTGGTCTGGCCCCTCTACCCCCTTCTTTTTAAAACTCAGAAGAAATCTCCGGATCAAAAAATAAGATGA
- a CDS encoding DVU0524 family FlgM-associated protein, whose translation MHVPSYQIHNVLKLYSRQITQDRLKDMNGTNPDSENSATLSAEGKRESMIHKITSDIVEKITRDGSQETDKKETQVKKEKSTRESEASASCDSRTKEFIYNTLDNENRKKTQRVSLEGAEIVLKRLDTF comes from the coding sequence ATGCATGTACCGAGCTACCAGATTCACAATGTACTGAAGCTCTACAGTCGGCAGATAACCCAGGACCGCCTTAAGGATATGAATGGCACAAACCCTGACTCCGAAAATTCTGCGACCCTTTCAGCTGAAGGCAAACGGGAGAGCATGATACATAAAATAACATCAGACATTGTGGAGAAAATCACCAGAGACGGTTCACAGGAAACAGATAAAAAAGAGACACAGGTAAAAAAAGAAAAAAGCACGAGAGAATCCGAAGCATCTGCATCCTGTGATTCCAGGACAAAGGAATTCATCTATAACACCCTGGATAATGAGAACAGAAAAAAAACGCAGAGGGTCTCTCTGGAAGGGGCTGAAATTGTACTCAAACGGCTGGATACCTTTTAA
- a CDS encoding class II fructose-bisphosphate aldolase, translated as MTLYNADFEKAIQTGRPPNITRLFPNSKALLVSGKYIDNAMIRKGQCMTIAANARSHVIIRGVLQAAQKANSAIIIEIARSEGGADAYCPVSLWNMARQVDAIANELGITIPVAIHADHYGIKKESDLPGARREIPSLFEAGITSIAIDASHMPDDLNLLTNIAVADLIPSWAGLETEVGEIKGNQGLSTPQEALFLIQGLNAHGIFPNWIALNNGTTHGIEANEDGIQIELTSEIHKALAPYKISGAQHGTSGNDAEKLRRIAKETATTKANVATALQMIGWGMEVNPFGNAVMDEKGDVKKIIGEGLDDSLWAEMKAYADERGIKGSNFKKLNLPFENKILGQPKEIRDRMAARIEAFTYDLLVNVFNAKDTADLVMEEILEKKSFDPGPKAQRIEDPADWTREKIIHKASLMDTDKGPDGDFDE; from the coding sequence ATGACTTTGTACAATGCGGATTTTGAAAAGGCCATACAGACAGGCCGTCCGCCCAATATCACCCGCCTTTTTCCCAACTCCAAAGCCCTTCTGGTCAGCGGTAAATACATTGACAATGCCATGATCAGAAAAGGCCAGTGCATGACCATTGCCGCCAATGCCAGAAGCCATGTCATCATCCGCGGCGTTCTTCAGGCGGCCCAGAAAGCCAACTCAGCCATCATCATTGAAATTGCAAGGTCCGAAGGCGGAGCCGATGCTTACTGCCCTGTAAGCCTCTGGAACATGGCCCGTCAAGTGGATGCCATTGCCAATGAACTGGGCATTACCATCCCCGTGGCCATACACGCCGACCACTACGGCATCAAAAAAGAAAGTGATCTTCCCGGTGCCCGCAGGGAAATTCCCTCCCTCTTTGAGGCTGGCATCACCTCCATTGCCATTGATGCCTCCCACATGCCCGATGATCTCAACCTTCTCACCAATATTGCCGTTGCCGACCTCATCCCTTCCTGGGCCGGACTCGAAACAGAAGTAGGTGAGATCAAAGGCAATCAGGGTCTTTCCACACCACAAGAAGCCCTCTTCCTCATTCAGGGCCTCAACGCCCACGGTATTTTCCCCAACTGGATTGCCCTTAACAACGGTACCACCCACGGGATTGAAGCCAATGAAGACGGCATACAGATTGAACTGACCTCAGAAATCCATAAGGCCCTTGCTCCTTATAAAATATCCGGTGCCCAGCACGGCACTTCCGGCAATGATGCGGAAAAACTCCGACGCATTGCAAAGGAAACCGCCACCACCAAGGCCAATGTGGCCACAGCCCTGCAGATGATAGGCTGGGGCATGGAAGTCAACCCCTTTGGTAATGCAGTGATGGATGAAAAGGGTGATGTGAAAAAAATTATCGGAGAGGGTCTGGATGACAGCCTATGGGCGGAAATGAAAGCCTATGCCGATGAAAGGGGCATCAAGGGAAGCAACTTCAAAAAACTCAACCTTCCCTTTGAAAATAAAATTCTAGGACAGCCCAAGGAAATCCGGGACCGCATGGCTGCCCGCATTGAAGCCTTCACCTATGATCTTCTGGTGAATGTGTTCAATGCAAAGGATACGGCGGATCTTGTCATGGAAGAAATCCTTGAAAAAAAGAGTTTTGATCCCGGCCCCAAAGCCCAGCGCATTGAAGACCCCGCAGACTGGACAAGGGAAAAAATCATACACAAAGCCTCCCTCATGGACACGGATAAAGGCCCTGACGGAGACTTTGACGAATAA
- a CDS encoding lysine exporter LysO family protein has translation MSSFKIIAAFFAGLGCALLLPFFQKLPAETLSSMALYLLLFLVGVSIGGRRETLQMLRGIRPSLLLLPLMVASGSILAPGLVAALFLPLSFQEGAAVGAGMGYYSLSSILITKISGETLGLIALLSNIFREILALTMTPLLVRYCGRLSGIAAGGATAMDTTLPVIVRFTGKEFAIIAVFSGLVLTLCTPVLVTAILSYGA, from the coding sequence ATGAGCAGCTTTAAAATAATAGCGGCTTTTTTTGCAGGGCTGGGCTGCGCCCTTCTTCTGCCCTTTTTTCAAAAACTTCCTGCGGAAACCCTTTCCAGCATGGCCCTCTATCTGCTTCTCTTTCTTGTGGGAGTAAGCATTGGAGGCAGAAGGGAAACCCTTCAAATGTTACGGGGTATCCGGCCCTCCCTTCTACTACTTCCCCTGATGGTTGCCTCAGGTTCCATACTGGCCCCCGGCCTTGTGGCAGCCCTTTTCCTTCCCCTGTCATTTCAAGAAGGAGCTGCCGTGGGGGCAGGCATGGGATACTATTCCCTTTCCAGTATTCTCATTACAAAAATATCCGGAGAAACCCTTGGTCTCATTGCCCTGCTTTCCAACATTTTCAGGGAAATCCTTGCCCTCACTATGACCCCACTTCTGGTGCGCTACTGCGGCAGGCTGTCGGGCATAGCCGCAGGTGGAGCAACGGCCATGGATACCACCCTGCCTGTCATTGTAAGATTCACGGGCAAAGAATTTGCCATCATCGCCGTATTCTCCGGCCTTGTCCTTACCCTATGCACCCCAGTTCTGGTAACGGCCATTCTCTCTTACGGAGCTTGA